CGTGAAGCGCGGCGCCCTCGCGTGCCCGTGGTCGAACAGGTACTTCGCGAAGATCCGCAGCCCGTTGCCGGACTTCTCGGCCTCGCTCCCGTCGGGGTTGAAGATGCGGACGCCGACGTCGGCGGTCCGGCTCGGGACCCGAACCAGGATGCCGTCGGCGCCGACGCCGCGGTGCCGATCGCACCACAGACGGACGGTCTCGGGCGCGAGCGCGTGGCCACCCAGGTCGGCCGCATCGACCACGAGGTAGTCGTTTCCGAGGCCGTGGCCCTTCACGAACGGGATCACGGGCCGACTGTAACGGATTTGGCCGGCCGGCATCCATTCGCGAGGAGGATCCGCTCTATGGAGAGGCTTCGAACCCAGTGGCGAACGATGCTGGCCGTGCTGCGACGGATCGACTGGGCGCCGCCTCTGCTCGCCCGGCTCATCATCGGGGCGATCTTCATCCCGACCGGATGGGGCAAGCTCCACAACCTGCCCGACATCGTCAACTTCTTCCGCGAGCTCGGCATCCCGTATCCGGAGCTGCAAGCGCCCTTCGCCTCGGCGGTCGAGCTGGTGGGCGGCACCCTCGTCCTCGTCGGGCTCGGAACTCGCCTCCTCTCGATCCCGCTCATCGTCACCATGATCGTCGCGATCAAGACGGCCGTGTGGCCGCAGCTCGACACGGCGCGCGACCTCTTCGGCAAGGAGGAGCTGCACTACATCGCGCTACTCCTCTACCTCGTCGTGTCGGGGCCCGGGGCAGTGTCACTGGACGCGCTCGTGAAGCGGCTGCTCGAGTCGCGTTCGGCGGGCGTGCGCGCGGGGGCGCGGGGTGACCTCCGGGAGCCGGCAACGCGCGCGGCCCTCTCCGCCTAGGGCCCGTCGGAACGAGCGTATTGGCCGCGCTCCCGGCTCCGGGAGGTCACCCCGCGCCCCCGCTGCCACGATCGCACGACCGGGGCGCGGCGCTTCGCTTGCGGCCTCGCCTGGGCACCGGTACGGACGCTGCCCGAGATGTGGCGGCGCCTTCTCGTTGGTGCGCTCCTCGCGGCGTCCGCGTGTCGGGAGGCGTCTGGGCCGCCGGGTCCGGTCGGGCCGCTCGTGCGCTTCGCGGACGTGGCGAAGGAGGCGCC
This genomic stretch from Candidatus Eisenbacteria bacterium harbors:
- a CDS encoding DoxX family protein, producing the protein MERLRTQWRTMLAVLRRIDWAPPLLARLIIGAIFIPTGWGKLHNLPDIVNFFRELGIPYPELQAPFASAVELVGGTLVLVGLGTRLLSIPLIVTMIVAIKTAVWPQLDTARDLFGKEELHYIALLLYLVVSGPGAVSLDALVKRLLESRSAGVRAGARGDLREPATRAALSA